In Stigmatopora nigra isolate UIUO_SnigA chromosome 18, RoL_Snig_1.1, whole genome shotgun sequence, one genomic interval encodes:
- the LOC144211333 gene encoding potassium voltage-gated channel subfamily A member 1-like, translating into MDRSVEEEVVGRKEKDGEKYKEMKNQLNIEEKGETEIKKNEKEKKRRGWALSERLAINVSGMRYETQLRTLAQFPDSMLGDPHRRSQYFDPMRNELFLDRNRACFDAILYFYQSGGRLRRPANIPLDIFMDELMFYELGEDIMDRFKEDEGFTKEEERPLPANEMQRKLWMLFEHPESSSAARIIAIISVMVIVVSILIFCLETLPDFRVEKETREANFYRHHNQETNVSESMPPPPNVFQDPFFMVETVCIFWFSFELIMRFCCCPSKVHFFKDIMNIIDFSAILPYFVTLGTELARENETSPTTSLAIIRVIRLVRVFRIFKLSRHSKGLQILGQTLRASMRELGLLIFFLFIGVIIFSSAIYFAEADHSDTAFISIPHAFWWAVVTMTTVGYGDMYPETMWGKMVGSMCAIAGVLTISLPVPVIVSNFSYFYHRETECEDRSLYKHVTSSPWDGEEPEGEEETQEGKGNPDGDYYAIGGNYDSLNGSLLGATQQRVELEASMLLREPLVTQV; encoded by the exons ATGGACAGAAGTGTTGAGGAAGAAGTAGTAGgtcgaaaagaaaaagatggagAGAAATACAAAGAGATGAAAAACCAACTGAACATTGAAGAAAAAGGCGAAACAGAgattaaaaagaatgaaaaagaaaagaagaggcGTGGATGGGCGCTGAGTGAGAGACTGGCCATCAATGTCTCGGGGATGCGCTATGAAACTCAACTTCGCACCTTGGCTCAGTTCCCGGACTCTATGCTGGGTGACCCCCATAGAAGGTCACAGTACTTTGACCCAATGCGAAATGAACTCTTCTTGGACCGAAATCGGGCCTGCTTTGATGCTATCCTCTACTTTTATCAGTCAGGGGGGAGGCTGAGGAGACCTGCCAACATCCCTCTGGACATTTTCATGGATGAACTCATGTTCTATGAACTAGGTGAGGACATCATGGACCGCTTCAAGGAGGACGAAGGCTTTACTAAAGAGGAAGAGAGGCCTTTGCCCGCTAATGAAATGCAGAGAAAACTTTGGATGCTTTTTGAACACCCGGAATCCTCGTCAGCCGCGCGCATCATCGCCATCATCAGCGTCATGGTTATCGTGGTGTCCATTCTCATCTTTTGCCTGGAGACGCTGCCGGACTTTCGCGTTGAGAAAGAGACACGAGAG GCAAATTTTTACAGGCACCACAACCAAGAAACCAATGTGTCTGAGTCCATGCCACCCCCTCCCAATGTGTTCCAAGACCCCTTCTTTATGGTGGAGACTGTTTGCATTTTCTGGTTTTCCTTTGAGCTCATCATGCGCTTTTGCTGTTGCCCCAGCAAGGTGCACTTCTTCAAAGATATCATGAATATCATCGACTTCAGCGCCATTTTGCCTTATTTCGTCACTCTGGGAACAGAGTTGGCAAGGGAgaacgaaaccagcccaaccaCATCCTTAGCCATCATCAGAGTCATCAGACTAGTAAGAGTATTCAGGATCTTCAAGCTCTCTCGTCACTCCAAAGGTCTTCAGATCCTCGGACAGACCCTGAGGGCCAGCATGCGAGAATTGGGCCTtcttattttcttccttttcatcGGCGTGATAATTTTCTCCAGCGCCATTTACTTTGCCGAGGCCGACCACAGCGACACGGCCTTTATCAGCATACCGCATGCATTCTGGTGGGCCGTGGTCACCATGACAACAGTGGGCTACGGAGACATGTACCCAGAAACGATGTGGGGTAAAATGGTCGGCTCTATGTGCGCCATTGCCGGTGTACTTACCATTTCTCTACCCGTGCCTGTCATAGTCTCTAACTTCAGCTACTTCTACCACCGGGAAACGGAATGTGAGGATCGATCGCTGTATAAGCATGTCACAAGCTCACCGTGGGATGGTGAAGAACCAGAAGGGGAAGAAGAGACACAGGAGGGGAAAGGGAATCCCGACGGGGATTATTATGCCATCGGAGGCAACTATGACAGTCTTAACGGGTCTCTTCTGGGTGCTACGCAACAGCGTGTTGAATTAGAAGCCAGTATGTTATTAAGGGAACCGCTTGTCACCCAGGTGTGA
- the LOC144211337 gene encoding fibroblast growth factor 21-like isoform X1: protein MFWLANITLGCFFLFTLLPFAHSFYLADSNPLLAFSSQVREGHLYTENHRRGMYLQISQDGSVSGSDVQTPYSALQLRSVQPGHIAIKGQRSSLFLCTDSGGSLRGQSLFSEDDCTFQELLLADGYTRFLSPRHGFPLSLASRRSPDRHVPFTRFLPLKETLPREETPSEPAPIRETYFNLDSDDLLGMSQGSVLSPQFAVEK from the exons ATGTTTTGGTTAGCAAACATCACTTTGGGGtgcttttttctcttcacacTCCTCCCGTTTGCTCATTCTTTCTATCTTGCTGACTCCAATCCACTTTTAGCCTTTAGCAGCCAAGTCAGAGAAGGGCACCTTTATACAG aaaATCACAGACGAGGCATGTACCTACAGATTAGCCAGGATGGGAGCGTGTCCGGAAGTGATGTTCAAACCCCTTATA GTGCATTGCAATTGCGGTCGGTGCAACCGGGCCACATTGCCATCAAAGGTCAGAGGTCGTCTCTGTTTCTGTGCACCGACAGCGGGGGATCCCTAAGAGGGCAG AGCCTTTTCTCAGAAGACGACTGCACTTTCCAAGAGCTGCTGCTGGCTGACGGATACACCCGTTTCCTCTCCCCGCGGCACGGATTTCCCCTGTCGCTGGCATCCAGGCGTTCCCCTGATCGTCACGTTCCCTTCACTCGATTCCTGCCGCTCAAGGAAACCCTCCCCAGGGAGGAGACCCCATCAGAGCCAGCACCGATAAGAGAGACCTACTTCAACTTGGACTCTGATGACCTTCTTGGAATGTCTCAGGGGTCCGTGCTAAGTCCTCAGTTCGCCGttgaaaagtga
- the LOC144211337 gene encoding fibroblast growth factor 21-like isoform X2, whose translation MYLQISQDGSVSGSDVQTPYSALQLRSVQPGHIAIKGQRSSLFLCTDSGGSLRGQSLFSEDDCTFQELLLADGYTRFLSPRHGFPLSLASRRSPDRHVPFTRFLPLKETLPREETPSEPAPIRETYFNLDSDDLLGMSQGSVLSPQFAVEK comes from the exons ATGTACCTACAGATTAGCCAGGATGGGAGCGTGTCCGGAAGTGATGTTCAAACCCCTTATA GTGCATTGCAATTGCGGTCGGTGCAACCGGGCCACATTGCCATCAAAGGTCAGAGGTCGTCTCTGTTTCTGTGCACCGACAGCGGGGGATCCCTAAGAGGGCAG AGCCTTTTCTCAGAAGACGACTGCACTTTCCAAGAGCTGCTGCTGGCTGACGGATACACCCGTTTCCTCTCCCCGCGGCACGGATTTCCCCTGTCGCTGGCATCCAGGCGTTCCCCTGATCGTCACGTTCCCTTCACTCGATTCCTGCCGCTCAAGGAAACCCTCCCCAGGGAGGAGACCCCATCAGAGCCAGCACCGATAAGAGAGACCTACTTCAACTTGGACTCTGATGACCTTCTTGGAATGTCTCAGGGGTCCGTGCTAAGTCCTCAGTTCGCCGttgaaaagtga